In Pseudomonas nunensis, a single window of DNA contains:
- a CDS encoding DUF1654 domain-containing protein — MLTVKYCMPVQLNKDNSVATTAASPGSFERMGLRVQKIINSPTAQKSKAALIFRLPDEPVDEWEQLLEEIDENDNVTLAYRDDGGVQIFWVVPKED; from the coding sequence ATGCTTACAGTTAAATACTGTATGCCCGTACAGCTTAATAAGGATAATTCCGTGGCCACTACCGCTGCCTCTCCTGGCTCCTTTGAACGCATGGGTCTGCGCGTTCAAAAAATCATCAACTCCCCTACCGCGCAAAAATCCAAAGCCGCGCTGATTTTCCGTCTGCCGGACGAACCGGTGGACGAATGGGAACAGCTGCTCGAAGAAATCGACGAAAACGATAACGTCACCCTCGCCTATCGCGACGATGGCGGTGTGCAGATTTTCTGGGTTGTGCCGAAGGAAGATTGA
- a CDS encoding siderophore-interacting protein, whose product MASANPYKIFDAVLQRKQTLSPHMMRVTLAGPMVTDMATWAPDQRVKLFFPAEDGSPARLSHEDGWYARYRSMPVAQRPAMRTYTIRHLRADQGEVDIDFVLHGETGPASRWAIRSVPGASIQITAPDRHFTAQDAGGFEWKPPQALKQLLLVADATALPAALGILDELSVLDEPPLTQAFFEVDSLEDALPVPDWPGLSVEWLVRDHASAGSLMVEAVQRANLPSYVSKESVELAEVNVDEEILWETSASASDGFYGWIAGETVAVMSLRKYLIKERGIPRESLNLMGYWRYNKVGG is encoded by the coding sequence ATGGCCTCCGCCAATCCTTACAAAATCTTCGACGCGGTCTTGCAGCGCAAGCAGACCTTGAGCCCGCATATGATGCGCGTCACCCTGGCCGGGCCGATGGTCACCGATATGGCCACTTGGGCGCCGGATCAGCGGGTAAAACTGTTCTTCCCCGCCGAAGATGGATCGCCGGCCCGGCTGTCCCATGAAGATGGCTGGTACGCGCGCTATCGTTCGATGCCGGTAGCCCAGCGTCCGGCGATGCGCACTTACACCATCCGCCATCTGCGCGCCGATCAAGGCGAAGTGGACATCGACTTTGTGTTGCACGGTGAAACCGGTCCGGCTTCCCGTTGGGCGATTCGATCAGTGCCGGGCGCTTCGATTCAGATCACCGCGCCGGATCGGCACTTCACGGCCCAGGACGCAGGCGGTTTTGAATGGAAGCCGCCGCAAGCGCTCAAGCAATTGTTGCTGGTCGCCGATGCCACGGCGTTGCCGGCGGCGCTCGGAATCCTCGACGAGTTGTCCGTTCTTGATGAGCCGCCGCTGACCCAGGCGTTTTTTGAGGTCGACAGCCTGGAAGATGCGCTGCCGGTTCCAGACTGGCCGGGGCTTTCGGTGGAGTGGCTGGTTCGCGACCACGCCAGCGCAGGGTCGCTGATGGTCGAGGCGGTCCAACGGGCGAACCTGCCGTCATATGTTTCGAAAGAGTCCGTGGAGCTGGCGGAAGTGAATGTGGACGAGGAGATCCTCTGGGAAACCTCCGCGTCGGCCAGTGATGGCTTCTACGGCTGGATCGCCGGAGAGACAGTCGCAGTGATGAGCCTGCGCAAGTACCTGATCAAGGAACGCGGCATTCCCCGGGAGTCGCTCAACCTGATGGGCTACTGGCGCTACAACAAAGTCGGCGGTTAG